Proteins encoded by one window of Sardina pilchardus chromosome 7, fSarPil1.1, whole genome shotgun sequence:
- the tnnc1b gene encoding troponin C type 1b (slow) translates to MDDVYKAAVENLTEEQKNEFRAAFDIFVQGAEDGCISTKELGKVMRMLGQNPSQEELQEMVDEVDEDGSGTVDFDEFLVMMVRCMKEESKGKSEEELAEVFRMFDKNGDGYIDLDELKNMLESTGEAITEDDIEELMKDGDKNNDGKIDYDEFLEFMKGVE, encoded by the exons ATGGATGATGTTTATAAAGCAGcg GTCGAGAACTTAACAGAAGAACAGAAAAATG AGTTCCGTGCTGCCTTTGACATCTTCGTGCAGGGTGCGGAGGATGGCTGCATCAGCACGAAGGAGTTGGGGAAGGTCATGAGGATGCTGGGGCAGAACCCCTCCCAAGAAGAGTTGCAGGAGATGGTGGATGAGGTAGATGAAGACG GCAGCGGGACAGTGGATTTCGATGAGTTCTTGGTCATGATGGTGCGCtgcatgaaagaggagagcaaaGGAAAGTCAGAGGAGGAGCTTGCCGAGGTCTTCCGCATGTTTGACAA GAACGGAGATGGCTATATCGATTTAGATGAGCTAAAGAACATGCTGGAGTCAACAGGTGAGGCCATCACAGAAGACGACATTGAAGAACTCATGAAGGATGGAGACAAAAACAACGATGGCAAGATTGACTATGATG AGTTCCTTGAATTCATGAAGGGAGTTGAATAA
- the tktb gene encoding transketolase-like protein 2 — protein MSYHKPDEKTLQGLKDIANKLRINSIKATCASNSGHPTSCCSAAELMSVLFFNTMRYKADDPRNACNDRFVMSKGHAAPILYAAWAEAGFVKESELLNLRKVDCLLEGHPTPKLEFVDVATGSLGQGLGAACGMAYTGKHFDKSSYRVYCMMGDGECSEGSVWEAMAFASYYKLDNLVAILDVNRLGQSEAAPLQHDMDTYRKRCEAFGWNTYVVEGHDVEELCKAFWQAEQVKGKPTAIVAKTFKGKGLKGIEDLDNWHGKPIPKDRVDALLNDLKSQIQSPNKVLTPEMPQEDAKPVDYSPIRLPTPPAYKKGDKIATRKAYGVALAKLGQNSQRVVALDGDTKNSTFSETFKKAHPDRYIECFIAEQNMVSVAIGCATRDRTVAFASTFAAFFSRAYDQIRMAAISQSNVNLSGSHCGVSIGEDGPSQMALEDLAMFRAIPTCTVFYPSDGVSTERAVELCANTKGICFIRTSRPETAVLYSPDEKFEIGHAKVVRQSDSDRVTVIGAGVTLHEALTAADQLAGEGVNIRVIDPFTIKPLDAGTIVSSARATGGRIITVEDHYKEGGLGEAVLAAVAEEPGIVVQCLAVSRVAQSAKPQELLDMFGISAKGIVAAVRSTFAN, from the exons ATGAGCTACCATAAACCAGACGAGAAAACCCTGCAGGGCCTGAAAGACATCGCCAATAAACTGAGAATTAATTCAATCAAGGCAACATGCGCATCAAACTCTGG ACATCCCACCTCTTGCTGCAGTGCAGCAGAGCTTATGTCGGTGCTGTTTTTCAACACCATGCGCTACAAGGCCGATGACCCACGCAATGCTTGTAATGACCGCTTCGTCATGTCCAAG GGCCATGCTGCTCCCATTCTTTACGCCGCCTGGGCAGAAGCTGGTTTCGTCAAGGAGTCCGAGCTCCTGAACCTCCGCAAAGTGGACTGTTTGCTGGAGGGCCACCCTACCCCT AAACTGGAGTTTGTTGATGTGGCCACTGGATCACTGGGACAGGGTCTCGGAGCTGCCTGTGGAATGGCCTACACCGGCAAACATTTCGACAAGTCGAG CTACCGTGTGTACTGCATGATGGGAGACGGCGAGTGCTCAGAGGGGTCAGTGTGGGAGGCCATGGCCTTCGCCTCCTACTACAAGCTGGACAACCTGGTGGCCATCCTGGACGTGAACCGGCTGGGCCAGAGCGAGGCCGCGCCCCTGCAGCACGATATGGACACGTACAGGAAGCGCTGTGAGGCTTTCGG CTGGAACACGTATGTGGTGGAGGGTCACGACGTGGAGGAGCTGTGCAAGGCGTTTTGGCAGGCTGAGCAGGTCAAAGGGAAGCCCACCGCCATCGTGGCCAAAACGTTCAAGGGCAAAGGACTCAAAG GCATTGAGGATCTGGACAACTGGCATGGGAAGCCCATTCCCAAGGACCGTGTGGACGCCCTGCTGAATGACCTGAAGAGTCAGATCCAGTCTCCCAACAAGGTCCTCACCCCAGAGATGCCCCAGGAGGACGCCAAGCCTGTGGACTACTCGCCCATCCGTCTCCCCACTCCCCCTGCATACAAAAAAGGCGATAAG ATTGCGACCAGAAAGGCCTATGGTGTGGCCTTGGCCAAGTTGGGACAGAACAGCCAAAGGGTAGTGGCCCTTGATGGGGACACCAAGAACTCCACATTCTCCGAAACCTTCAAGAAGGCTCACCCTGACCGCTACATCGAGTGCTTCATTGCGGAGCAGAATATG GTCAGCGTTGCCATTGGCTGTGCCACCCGTGACCGAACCGTAGCCTTCGCCAGCACATTTGCCGCCTTCTTCTCCCGAGCCTATGACCAGATCCGCATGGCCGCTATCTCCCAGTCCAATGTCAACCTGTCAGGTTCCCACTGTGGAGTCTCCATTG GTGAGGATGGTCCATCTCAGATGGCCTTGGAGGACCTGGCTATGTTCCGAGCTATCCCAACATGCACTGTGTTCTACCCCAGCGACGGCGTGTCCACTGAGAGGGCAGTGGAGCTCTGTGCCAACACCAAG GGAATCTGCTTCATTCGCACAAGTCGTCCTGAGACCGCAGTGCTCTACTCTCCCGATGAGAAGTTCGAGATTGGACATGCAAAG GTGGTGCGCCAGTCTGACAGCGACAGGGTGACTGTGATTGGTGCAGGAGTGACTCTGCATGAAGCCCTCACTGCTGCAGACCAGCTGGCTGGTGAAG GAGTGAACATTCGTGTGATCGACCCGTTCACCATCAAACCTTTGGATGCCGGCACCATCGTGTCCAGTGCCCGGGCCACCGGAGGAAGGATCATCACAGTGGAGGATCATTACAAAGAGG GTGGTCTGGGCGAGGCCGTGCTGGCAGCCGTGGCTGAGGAGCCGGGCATCGTGGTGCAGTGCCTGGCCGTGAGCCGCGTCGCCCAGAGCGCCAAACCGCAGGAGCTGCTGGACATGTTTGGCATCAGCGCCAAGGGCATCGTCGCTGCCGTCAGGAGTACCTTTGCCAACTAA
- the lrrc23 gene encoding leucine-rich repeat-containing protein 23, which yields MSDLEDDELRRLDPDESEDDGTKDFDEDQAEEEANFQQYKVSPLAVTQDMIKEGLSLLCRTGNGLSHAFVKLEIVDRNLTDISLLESFVHLRFIDLSTNYLSDLNPLSKLTQLLWLKVDGNHVQEFRGQRLEPLIYLQWFSIAKNRLRGVEGLSGPALETLNLIGNSIQRMQGLQCNKLTNLVTLELRGNRLETTEDLYLPNLRRLYLAQNIIKRLEGLHKLERLTILHLRDNQLETLDGISPNMKSLQYLNVRGNLIFSRSALRSLVGVADTLRALVLAENPIMDTEEYRLFVLSQLPLLERLDKEPASEEEKGDALERQKEFQDEDGQEPKE from the exons ATGTCTGACCTAGAAGATGACGAATTAAGAAGACTGGACCCAGATGAGTCGGAAGATGATGGAACTAAAGATTTTGATGAAGATCAAGCGGAGGAAGAAGCCAATTTtcaacagtataag GTCTCACCTTTGGCAGTGACACAAGACATGATTAAAGAAGGCCTTTCTTTGTTGTGTCGCACAGGGAATGGTTTGTCACATGCCTTTGTTAAGCTTGAAATTGTAGATAG GAACCTGACCGATATCAGTCTCCTTGAGTCCTTTGTGCACCTGCGTTTCATAGACCTGTCCACCAACTACCTGTCGGATCTCAATCCTCTGTCCAAACTCACCCAGCTGCTTTGGCTTAAGGTGGATGGGAACCATGTGCAGGAGTTCAGAGGGCAGAGGCTGGAGCCACTCATCTACCTGCAGTGGTTCAGTATCGCCAAGAACCGCCTCCGAGGAGTAGAGGGGCTCAGTGGGCCTGCTCTAGAGACCCTCAATCTCATTG GTAATAGTATTCAGAGGATGCAAGGTCTGCAGTGCAATAAACTGACCAACCTGGTTACACTTGAGCTGAGAGGAAAtcgtttggagaccacagaggACCtgtatttgcccaatcttcgcCGACTTTACCTG gccCAGAATATCATCAAGCGTCTGGAGGGGCTCCACAAGCTGGAGCGTTTGACCATCCTGCATCTGCGAGACAACCAGCTGGAGACTCTGGATGGAATCAGCCCCAACATGAAGTCTCTGCAGTACCTGAATGTCAG GGGTAACCTAATATTTTCCCGGAGTGCCTTGCGTAGTCTAGTGGGTGTGGCAGACACATTACGTGCACTGGTGTTGGCTGAGAACCCCATCATGGACACCGAGGAGTACAGGCTGTTTGTGCTGTCACAGCTCCCTCTACTGGAGAGACTGGATAAGGAACCTGCCTCTGAGGAAGAGAAGGGTGATGCACTGGAGAGACAAAAG GAATTTCAAGATGAAGATGGTCAAGAGCCAAAAGAGTAG